The following coding sequences lie in one Aricia agestis chromosome 18, ilAriAges1.1, whole genome shotgun sequence genomic window:
- the LOC121736282 gene encoding basic salivary proline-rich protein 4 has protein sequence MTSTSFNVGLQDNTRLSSRVLRPPGGGHTDIFGGEPEPTRGRRAGPPPASTNHTVGQGDIPAKPMNGAEAPTQNGQEAKEQPQPQAQPQAEQPQPQPQAEQPQAKITPEAPKASPAVTPTEKTEPPKRVRVPPGGFSSGLW, from the exons ATGACTTCGACATCGTTCAACGTCGGTCTGCAAGACAACACGCGGCTGTCGTCGCGCGTGCTGCGGCCCCCGGGCGGCGGCCACACGGACATCTTCGGCGGGGAGCCGGAGCCCACCCgcggccgccgcgccggcccgCCACCCGCCTCGACCAACCACACCGTCG GCCAAGGTGATATTCCCGCGAAGCCGATGAACGGTGCCGAAGCGCCAACCCAGAACGGTCAGGAAGCTAAAGAGCAGCCTCAGCCTCAAGCCCAACCCCAAGCGGAGCAGCCCCAGCCGCAGCCCCAAGCGGAGCAGCCCCAAGCCAAGATCACCCCGGAAGCACCCAAAGCCTCCCCAGCGGTGACCCCAACCGAAAAGACTGAGCCACCCAAGAGAGTCAGAGTGCCCCCAGGCGGTTTCTCATCGGGCCTGTGGTAA